The Bombus pascuorum chromosome 9, iyBomPasc1.1, whole genome shotgun sequence genome has a window encoding:
- the LOC132910927 gene encoding protein lethal(2)essential for life-like — protein MALVTRDLFRNWWRDMDRYHQELEEHFKRLSTRDDFWKLPPMPSFKEFFQPWRNMIEDLDRQVGGSTTVERDDNKYQVIVDVQQFAPEEITVRTDDKSITIEGKHEERKDEHGYVSRHFVRRYVLPQGYDIGHVKPSLSSDGILTITAPRLTLPAPGERIVPIERSNALAIKA, from the coding sequence ATGGCACTGGTAACTAGAGATCTTTTCCGCAACTGGTGGAGGGATATGGATCGTTATCATCAAGAATTGGAAGAACACTTCAAACGCCTTAGCACCAGAGACGATTTTTGGAAACTACCACCAATGCCATCCTTCAAGGAGTTTTTCCAGCCATGGAGGAACATGATAGAAGATTTGGACCGTCAAGTTGGAGGTTCGACCACCGTTGAACGAGATGACAACAAATATCAAGTGATTGTCGATGTACAACAATTCGCACCAGAAGAAATCACTGTCAGAACGGACGACAAATCTATTACCATCGAGGGTAAACACGAAGAGAGGAAGGACGAACATGGTTACGTGTCAAGACATTTCGTGCGTCGATACGTGTTACCACAAGGATACGATATTGGCCACGTTAAACCGAGTTTGTCGTCCGATGGTATTCTCACTATCACCGCTCCAAGACTTACTTTACCAGCACCGGGAGAAAGAATCGTACCAATCGAACGAAGTAACGCGCTAGCAATTAAGGCGTAA
- the LOC132910919 gene encoding D-2-hydroxyglutarate dehydrogenase, mitochondrial isoform X2 has product MNSRTLLRTLRYTSTFRFLSTKPAFTCDRYKVKRGPYANISNDHVAFFNELLGRNRVITDAEECEGYNIDYSKIVRGKSTLVLKPKTTDEVSTILKFCNDNRLAVCPQSGNTGLVGGSVPVFDEIVISMKLMNKIIETNELAGVLTCEAGCVLEDLDNHLATVGLMMPIDLGAKGSCLIGGCVSTNAGGLRLLRYGNLHGNILGLEVVKANGDVVDCLNTLKKNNTGYHLKHLFIGSEGTLGIVTKVAIQCPPLPAAINVAFLGLNSFDKVLKAFRLAKKELGEILSSFEMMDKLSLDVSIEAFGQKSPLTSRTDGHEFYVLMETSGSNASHDEEKLASFVEKALADDIIEDGTLTSDPAKVKNIWALRERISEGILREGYVFKYDISIPLQSFYKVIEVLRERLHDSRIIRISGYGHLGDGNIHVQISILSYESEIASQLQPFIFEYVSGLRGSVSAEHGIGFTKTKYLHMSRTSSEIKLMHELKRMMDPNGILNPYKVLYPLEISV; this is encoded by the exons ATGAATTCCCGAACGCTGCTTAGGACACTCCGGTATACCTCGACATTTCGGTTTTTATCTACAAAACCGGCGTTCACGTGCGACAGATACAAAGTGAAAAGAGGCCCGTACGCGAACATTTCCAATGATCACGTGGCATTCTTCAATGAATTGCTCGGACGAAACAGGGTCATCACGGATGCAGAAGAATGCGAAGGATACAACATAGATTACTCAAAGATCGTCAGAG GAAAGAGCACACTCGTATTGAAACCAAAAACTACCGACGAAGTATCCACCATATTAAAGTTTTGCAACGACAATCGGTTAGCTGTATGCCCCCAGAGCGGAAATACGGGTCTAGTAGGTGGTAGCGTGCCGGTCTTCGACGAGATTGTTATTTCCATGAAGCTTATGAATAAAATCATCGAGACGAACGAATTGGCAG GGGTGCTGACCTGTGAAGCCGGTTGCGTGCTCGAAGATTTGGACAATCATTTAGCGACAGTAGGATTAATGATGCCGATTGATCTCGGTGCCAAGGGTAGTTGTCTGATTGGCGGCTGCGTGTCCACGAACGCAGGAGGTTTGAGACTTCTTCGTTATGGTAATCTTCACGGAAACATTCTGGGTCTCGAAGTC GTGAAGGCGAACGGGGACGTGGTAGATTGTTTGAATACGCTGAAGAAGAACAACACTGGCTACCATTTGAAGCATCTTTTTATCGGGTCAGAGGGAACCTTGGGAATTGTAACGAAAGTCGCGATTCAATGTCCACCGCTTCCTGCGGCCATCAATGTCGCGTTCTTAG GGCTAAACAGTTTCGACAAAGTGTTGAAAGCGTTTCGTCTGGCGAAAAAGGAATTGGGAGAGATTCTGTCGTCGTTCGAGATGATGGATAAGTTGTCGTTAGATGTTTCCATCGAGGCTTTCGGCCAGAAAAGTCCACTAACATCGAGAACCGACGGTCACGAATTTTATGTGTTGATGGAAACTTCGGGTAGCAACGCGAGTCACGACGAGGAGAAGCTCGCCTCGTTCGTAGAGAAAGCGCTTGCCGATGATATCATCGAAGACGGTACTCTGACTTCGGATCCCGCCAAAGTCAAA aaTATATGGGCACTAAGGGAACGGATTAGCGAAGGAATATTACGAGAAGGTTATGTctttaaatacgatatttctaTACCCCTTCAGTCTTTCTATAAGGTGATAGAGGTACTTAGGGAACGATTACATGATTCACGCATCATAAGAATCAGTGGATATGGACACCTAG GTGATGGAAATATTCACGTCCAGATTTCAATATTGTCGTACGAATCTGAAATAGCATCACAACTACAACCTTTCATTTTCGAATACGTGTCTGGTCTTCGTGGTAGCGTGAGTGCTGAACATGGAATAGGATTCACAAAGACAAAGTATCTACATATGAGTAGAACTTCTTCTGAAATCAAACTTATGCACGAATTGAAACGGATGATGGATCCAAATGGAATACTTAATCCGTATAAAGTGTTATATCCGTTAGAAATTTCCgtttaa
- the LOC132910919 gene encoding D-2-hydroxyglutarate dehydrogenase, mitochondrial isoform X1 — MKCYVEYSVIIIDISTIYNKEILKIQNTRYNMEFRILVQNMNSRTLLRTLRYTSTFRFLSTKPAFTCDRYKVKRGPYANISNDHVAFFNELLGRNRVITDAEECEGYNIDYSKIVRGKSTLVLKPKTTDEVSTILKFCNDNRLAVCPQSGNTGLVGGSVPVFDEIVISMKLMNKIIETNELAGVLTCEAGCVLEDLDNHLATVGLMMPIDLGAKGSCLIGGCVSTNAGGLRLLRYGNLHGNILGLEVVKANGDVVDCLNTLKKNNTGYHLKHLFIGSEGTLGIVTKVAIQCPPLPAAINVAFLGLNSFDKVLKAFRLAKKELGEILSSFEMMDKLSLDVSIEAFGQKSPLTSRTDGHEFYVLMETSGSNASHDEEKLASFVEKALADDIIEDGTLTSDPAKVKNIWALRERISEGILREGYVFKYDISIPLQSFYKVIEVLRERLHDSRIIRISGYGHLGDGNIHVQISILSYESEIASQLQPFIFEYVSGLRGSVSAEHGIGFTKTKYLHMSRTSSEIKLMHELKRMMDPNGILNPYKVLYPLEISV; from the exons ATGAAATGTTACGTAGAATATAGTGTgattattatcgatatatcaacaatatataacaaagaaatattaaagatcCAAAATACACGGTATAACATGGAGTTTCGGATACTTGTTCAG AATATGAATTCCCGAACGCTGCTTAGGACACTCCGGTATACCTCGACATTTCGGTTTTTATCTACAAAACCGGCGTTCACGTGCGACAGATACAAAGTGAAAAGAGGCCCGTACGCGAACATTTCCAATGATCACGTGGCATTCTTCAATGAATTGCTCGGACGAAACAGGGTCATCACGGATGCAGAAGAATGCGAAGGATACAACATAGATTACTCAAAGATCGTCAGAG GAAAGAGCACACTCGTATTGAAACCAAAAACTACCGACGAAGTATCCACCATATTAAAGTTTTGCAACGACAATCGGTTAGCTGTATGCCCCCAGAGCGGAAATACGGGTCTAGTAGGTGGTAGCGTGCCGGTCTTCGACGAGATTGTTATTTCCATGAAGCTTATGAATAAAATCATCGAGACGAACGAATTGGCAG GGGTGCTGACCTGTGAAGCCGGTTGCGTGCTCGAAGATTTGGACAATCATTTAGCGACAGTAGGATTAATGATGCCGATTGATCTCGGTGCCAAGGGTAGTTGTCTGATTGGCGGCTGCGTGTCCACGAACGCAGGAGGTTTGAGACTTCTTCGTTATGGTAATCTTCACGGAAACATTCTGGGTCTCGAAGTC GTGAAGGCGAACGGGGACGTGGTAGATTGTTTGAATACGCTGAAGAAGAACAACACTGGCTACCATTTGAAGCATCTTTTTATCGGGTCAGAGGGAACCTTGGGAATTGTAACGAAAGTCGCGATTCAATGTCCACCGCTTCCTGCGGCCATCAATGTCGCGTTCTTAG GGCTAAACAGTTTCGACAAAGTGTTGAAAGCGTTTCGTCTGGCGAAAAAGGAATTGGGAGAGATTCTGTCGTCGTTCGAGATGATGGATAAGTTGTCGTTAGATGTTTCCATCGAGGCTTTCGGCCAGAAAAGTCCACTAACATCGAGAACCGACGGTCACGAATTTTATGTGTTGATGGAAACTTCGGGTAGCAACGCGAGTCACGACGAGGAGAAGCTCGCCTCGTTCGTAGAGAAAGCGCTTGCCGATGATATCATCGAAGACGGTACTCTGACTTCGGATCCCGCCAAAGTCAAA aaTATATGGGCACTAAGGGAACGGATTAGCGAAGGAATATTACGAGAAGGTTATGTctttaaatacgatatttctaTACCCCTTCAGTCTTTCTATAAGGTGATAGAGGTACTTAGGGAACGATTACATGATTCACGCATCATAAGAATCAGTGGATATGGACACCTAG GTGATGGAAATATTCACGTCCAGATTTCAATATTGTCGTACGAATCTGAAATAGCATCACAACTACAACCTTTCATTTTCGAATACGTGTCTGGTCTTCGTGGTAGCGTGAGTGCTGAACATGGAATAGGATTCACAAAGACAAAGTATCTACATATGAGTAGAACTTCTTCTGAAATCAAACTTATGCACGAATTGAAACGGATGATGGATCCAAATGGAATACTTAATCCGTATAAAGTGTTATATCCGTTAGAAATTTCCgtttaa